The window CTCGGCGCCCCTCTGGGAAACTCCCAACATTCTCCATTGGAGGACTGTGAGCACTCTGGCTCACCGGCTCCTCAACCCCGTTCCACTGCCAGACAGCAGGGGAGGGCCAGTACCAAAGGTCAGGGGTCAAAAGTACAGGAGACTGGCACACAAAGGACAGCCATGTAAGGAGTGCCGGTTGAAATACACATCCACCGAGGCGGGGGATTCGGCAGCAGCGGTAGGTCTTCCCAGGGGGAGCAAAACAGACGTGGTGAGGTTGTTACGGAGGGCTCGGAGACAGCTGAAATGGGACGCCGACGACAAATCTCAGGATGGCAGGACCACGACTGTGTCCGGATATATCGACTGGGGACCCACAGGGACAGAGGACAACTTTGACGATGGTGAGGAGAAAACGGCAGCCAACTCCACGCTGTCCACCAAGGCCTTGACCACTACTgtggccaccaccaccactaccaccaccaagaGCCCCCAGAGGACGTTCGCGGTGGTGACCACACCACACCCTAGGATGCTGAGCACCACCAAGGCCAGCGTCAGTTTAGGGGAGACTGTCAAACCACCAAAGCCATATGGAGACACACCAGGTAAAACTCTTTTCCTATGTTTTCTATCATGCAATTTCGAAAGTCATTCATCTGTATTTCTATCCTGTTTTAAGTGCAGCTGGATTTGGCGTGTCAAGGCTAGTCAGGAAGACAGCAGGAGTGCATCACGTTATTATACACCCATTGCTAACTGTTTGAAGCAAGATTTTGGCACGAATTGCAGTTGTCTGGGACAGATAAGTAAAGAATGTGTTGAATATTTGTGTAAAATAACTGAAATTGAAGTGAAGTGTTCTTATTTTGACATATCTAGGGTATTGAGAGGGATGGGCCCCTCAAAATTGTTCAACTATTCAAAGCACATCTTCCCTAACCATCGGCCAATTAATATTTTAGGACACTTAATCTTTCCCCTGAATTTAAAGGAGCTGTGACTCAGAGCAAACTGTTTTGTTTTATTCAGCAGTTTTTGTTTTCAGAATAGGCATATGCCATGTTTATACCTCTGTAGTTACATTGCCTAtcgtaagtattcacccccttagaTTTCTTAACATTTTAttgtgggattaaaattgatttaattgtctttttttgtcaacgatctacacaaaatactttaATGTCAATGTGCTAGAACAATTCTAAATGgaaaagaatttaaaaaaaaaattaaacaaatATATCTTGAGCATTCACACCTATTAGTCAACACATGCTAGAAacactttggcagcaattacagctgtgagtctatttgggtaagtctctgagcTTTGCACACCCGTATCAATATTTGCACgttgttatttttttaattcttcaagctttgtTAACTTGGTTGTTGATGGTTGgagacagcaattttcaagtgactgggtgtattgatacaccccCCAAAGccaaatgaataacttcaccatgcacaAAGGGATATTTTACTGTTTTTCaaagaattaaagatagacttctccttaatgcaaccgctgtgtcagatttttttattttatttacggaaaaagcataatctgagaacggtgctcagagcccaatccagccaaagaaatagccaccattttggagtcaacagacgTTAGAAAAAAcactaaatattcacttacctttgatgatcttcatcagaaggcactcccaggaatcccagtttgacaataaatgactggtttgttccataaagtccatcatttagccacttgttgttagcgtgttcagcccagtacaAGCCAaacaatgtatggaatcaatctttaggatgtttttaacataaatcatcaataaggttccaaccggagaatttcattgtctgaagaaaagcccTAGAACGAGAGCAAACTCTGTCAGGGGAGTGCGTCACAAGCCTGAGACAccctgccagaccactgactcaaagagctctcatgagcccctcctttatagtagaatcctcaaaccattttctaaagacggttgacatctagtggaagccctagaaagtgcaacttcatccatatcacactgtgaattcaatagggactgggttgaaaatcgaccaacctcagatttctcacttcctgtttggatttcttctcaggtttctgcctgccatatgagttatgttatactcacagacatcattcaaacagttttagaaactttggagtgttttatatccaatactaataatactttgcatatattagcatctgggacagagtagaaggcagttcactctgggcacgctattcatccaaaagtgaaatgctgccccctatcccaaaaagggtAACTCATATTTtattagtccatgcaacttattatgtgatttgttaagcaaatTTCTACTCCCGAACTTATCTAGCCTTGCCATAACAATGGGGGTGAATACTGATACAGAAAAACCAAgacattttattcatttattttttgttAATTTTGTAAATATTCATAGAATGtccatttcactttgacattatggagta of the Oncorhynchus kisutch isolate 150728-3 linkage group LG17, Okis_V2, whole genome shotgun sequence genome contains:
- the LOC109907018 gene encoding adherens junction-associated protein 1 codes for the protein MSALRPGSCLGRQVWILLAMTHLTLDFSLCSPLSQGLGIKLIHKPVPRPRPHSAPLWETPNILHWRTVSTLAHRLLNPVPLPDSRGGPVPKVRGQKYRRLAHKGQPCKECRLKYTSTEAGDSAAAVGLPRGSKTDVVRLLRRARRQLKWDADDKSQDGRTTTVSGYIDWGPTGTEDNFDDGEEKTAANSTLSTKALTTTVATTTTTTTKSPQRTFAVVTTPHPRMLSTTKASVSLGETVKPPKPYGDTPGLAVHQIITITVSLIMVIAALITTLVLKNCCVQSGNGRHSSHQRKIHQQEESCQNLTDFTPARVPNKVDIFTAYNDSLQCSRECVRTAVPVYTDEMIQQTPIYKTTYNGNRPSPTERQLIPVAFVSEKWFEISC